A window of Streptomyces sp. Je 1-332 genomic DNA:
GTCCCTCTCCGCGCCTTCGTGCAGGCCGAGGCGCCGGTGCAGCCTGCGCAGCGGGCCCGGCGCCCACCAGTTGGCATGGCCCGCGAGGCGCATGGCGACGGGCAGCAGGATGACGCGGATGAGCGTGGCGTCCACGAGGATCGTCAGGGCGGTGCCGACGCCGAGTTCCTTGAGGAAAACGACGCCCCCGGTCGCGTACGTGAGGAACGACAGCGCGAGGATCCCGGCCGCCGCGGTGATCAGCGGGGCGCTCTGCCCGATGCCGGTGGCCACCGCCTTTTCCGTGTCGCCGACCCGCTCGTACTCCTCCTTGATCCGGGCCAGCATGAACACCTCGTAGTCCATCGACAGGCCGTAGGCGACGCAGAACATCAGCACCGGGATGCTTGGCTCGATCGACCCGGTGGGTGTGAAACCGAGCGGCCCCGACAGGTTGCCCTCCTGGAAGACCCACACCAGGCATCCGAACATCACCGACAGGCTCAGCAGATTGAGCACGGTCGCCTTGGCGGGCAGGAGGAGGCTGCCGGTCATCAGGAAGAGGATGGCGAAGGTGGTGACGAGGATCAGGCCGACGGCGTACGGGAGGCGGTCCAGGAGGGTGGCGCGGAAGTCGGTGGTCTCGGCCGGGTAGCCGCCGACCAGGGCGGTCGCGGGGGCCGGGGTGGCCCGGACGGCGTCGACGAAGGCGGGTACGTCGCCATACACCGCCGCCTGCGTCGGGATGACGGCGATACGGGTGCCGTCTCGGCCGGTGGTGATCGTGGAAGGCCCGGTGCGGCGGCCGTCCTCGTAGCTGCCGGTGGGGGCGTCCACCTGGAACACGCCCTGAATACGGGAGAGTTCGGCGGCGTACCGCCCTGTGTCCTCGGCGCTCGGCGTCTGACGGAGCACGACCTGGACGGTGTCGGTCGGCTCGGCGGGGAACTCCTTGTGGATGGTCTCGGAGGTGGTACGGGACGAGGTGCCGGCGGGCAACGTGCGCTCGTCCGGCAGCCCGAACCGCAGGCCGAGCAGCGGTGACGCGGCGAGCAGCAGGACCCCGATCACGGCAGCGCCCGCGGCGATCGGGCGGCGCATCGCGGCGCGTGCGACCCGCTGCCAGAACCCGCTCGCCGCCGCGCGGCGCGGGCGCTCCACGCGGTGGCCCCAGCGGGCGAGCGCGGCGGGCAGCAGCAGAAGCGCTCCGGCCACCGCGGTGACGACGACGAGGACTCCCGCGTACGCGAAAGAGCTCAGGAAGAAGAACGGGAACACCAGAAGCGCGCAGAGCGAGACCGCCACCGTGACCCCGCTGAAGATCACGGTACGTCCGGCGGCGGCGGTCGCGCGGACCACGGCTTCCGGCTGTGCGTGCCCCGCGTGCCGTTCCTCGCGGTAGCGGTTGATGACGAAGAGACCGTAGTCGACGCCGAGCCCGAGGCCGAGGACGAGGGCGAGATTCGCGGCGAACGTCGACACCTCGGTGACCTGCGCGATCGCCCGGAGCCCGGCGAGCGTGCCGACGACGGAGAGCAGCCCGACGCCGACGGTGAGCAGGGCGGCCACCGTGCGCCGGTAGACGAGGATCAGCAGCAGCACGACGGCGGGCAGGGCGAACATCTCGGCGCGCAGGAAGTCGGTGCGGGCCTGCTCGCCGACCTGCCGTGAGATCTCCTCCTGACCGCCGACGGAGACCGTCACCTCGGGTGTGGTGCGGGCGAGTTGGGGCGAGAGGGTGGCGAGCTGCTCGCGGGTGTCGGTGGCATTGCCCTCCAGGCGGGCGAGGATCAGGGCGCGTTCGCCGTCGGAGGCGCGCAGCGCCCGGCTTCCGCCGTCCCAGTACGCGCTGACATCCGTGACGCCGGGGATGTCCCTTACCTCGGCGGCCAGTTGGCGGGCCGCGGCCGCCGTACGCGGTGAGTCGACGTCCCCGTCGCCGGCCGTGACGAGGAGCGCGAGGTTCGGGTTACCCGTGCCGTACTCCTGCCGGAGGATGTCCGCCGCGCGCACGGACTCGGTGCCCGGCGCGTCCCAGCGCGCGAGGTCGAGGTCGGCCTGGGCGCCGGCTCCGTAGGCGCCGAGGCCGAGGAAGGCCAGTACCACGCCGATCAGTACGGCGCGGCTGCGCCGCACCACGATACGACCGAGCCGGGTCAGCATCGCTGTCTGCCTCTCTCCCGCGATCCCCGTACGGGATCGATCCGGTGCCGTCACAGTCGCGGTCACCGCTGGAAGAGCCGCTGGAAGATCCACTGGAAGGTGACCGCCGGGTTACCCTCGGCGTATGGCCGGTGACGGGATGCGCTTCGAACTTCTGGGCCCGCTGCGGGCGGTGCGCGGCGGCGAAGAGGTGCCACTGGGGCCGCCGAAGCAGCGGGCGGTGCTCGCCGTGCTGCTGTTGCAGGACGGGCGCCCGATCTCGTACGAGGGCCTGGTCGACGCGGTGTGGGGTGACGAACCGCCCGCCCATGTGCGCAACTTGGTGCAGAAGTACGTCTCGGGTCTGCGGAGGGCCTTCGCGGGTGGGGCCGGGGCTGCGAACGCGGCGGGCCCCGTCCTTGCGTGGACCGGCAGCGGCTACCGCCTCTCCGGCGCGACGGCCGACGACCTGCGGGAGCGACGGCGGTTGATCGACGAGGCGCTCGCCGCGCGGGGCGCCGGGCGGTTGCGGTACGCGGGCGAACGCGTCGACCGGGCCGAGGCGTTGTGGCGCGGCGAGTTCGCGGAGGGACTCAACGCCCCGTACCTCGCGGCGGAACGGCTCCGGTGGCGCGAGAAACGGCTCACCGTCGTGGAGGCCAGGATCGCGGCGGAGATCGAACTCGGCCGCTCCTTCGAGTACGTCCACGAACTCATCCGACTTGTGGCCGCGCACCCGCTGCGCGAACGCACGGTGGAGCTCCTGATGAACGCCCTGTACCGCACCGGCCGTTCATCGGATGCCCTGCTCGCCTTCGAGGAGGCACGGCGCCGGATCGCGGACGCCATGGGCGCGGATCCGGGCCCCGCGCTGCGGTCCCTGCACGAGCGGATGCTGCGCCAGGATCCGGAACTCCTCGCCTCGCGAACGTCGCCTCCCGTGTCGGCGGCCTGAGGGCGCGCGTCTGTCGGGCGGAGCTCTAGCTCTGCTTCTGGTCCAACAGCCCCACACCGTGCGCGAGTTGAGCGGACGCGTACGAGAAGAATCCCGGGCGGTCCTCGACGACGCGGTTGAACTGTCCGAACACCTCGAAGCCGACGAGTCCGAACAGCTGGGCCCACGCCGCGATCAGCGCCGTGATCACCGCCGGCGGCAGATCGGGCGCGAGATCGGCCGCCATCCGCTCGGCTTCGGTACGCAGCCCGCCCGGCAGCGGCCGCACGGCGACACCGCGGCTCTGATGGGCGTCGCGCACGATGCCGATGAGCAGCCGCCCGACGCGCGCGGCGGCTTCGACCGTGGAGGCGGGCGCGCTGTAACCGGGGACGGGCGAGCCGTAGATCAGGGCGTACTCATGCGGATGCGCGAGCGCCCAGGACCGCACGGCCTCGCACACGGCCGTCCAGCGCCGCACGGGTTCGGCCGACGTGACCTCGGCGTGCGCGGCCTCGGCGGCGGCGCCGAGGGAGTCGTAGGCGTCGATGATGAGCGCGGTCAGGAGTTCGTCGCGGCTGGGGAAGTAGCGGTAGAGGGCGGAGGAGACCATGCCGAGCTCCCGGGCCACGGCGCGCAGGGAGAGCTTGGCGGCACCGTCGGCGGCCAGCTGCCTGCGCGCCTCGTCCTTGATGGCGGCGGTGACTTCTACTCGGGCGCGGGCCCTGGCCCCGCTGGTGGCGCTGCTCATGCAGGCAGTGTGCCATGAAGCGGGAGCGATGCACCAAAACGAGAGCAGCGCTCGCGGACGCGAGCACTGCGCATTTTAGAGAGCACTGCTCTTGAAATGGAGCACCCATCTCGTGCACACTGCTCTTAAGCGAGAGCAGTGCTCTCGGAAGTCCTCAAGACTCAGGCGGTCGTCACCATGTCCACGTCCCCCTCCCGCGGCACCGGCTCCCCCACCCCCACCACCCCCTACTACCTCAAGGGCAGCCCGCTCGCCGTGCGGCTCAACAGCGTGATCGGCTGGCTTGCGCGGCACGGCATCAGCCTGGCCGGCTCGGCCGAGCTCTCCGTGCGCGGGCGCAAGAGCGGACAGATGCAGCGCATCCCGGTCAACCCGTTCACGTACGAAGGCGCCCAGTACCTGGTCTCGGCCCGTGGGCACTCGCAGTGGGTGCGCAACATGCGCGTGGCGGGCGGCGGCGAGCTGCGCGTGGGGCGCAAGGTGCGCGCGTTCACGGTCGAGGAGGTCCCCGCCGCCGAGAAGCTGCCGCTGCTGCGCGGCTATCTGGAGAAGTGGGGCTGGGAGGTCAACCAGTACTTCAAGGGCGTCACCGCGAAGTCCACGGATGCGGAGATCGTGGCGGCCGCGGACGACCACCCCGTCTTCCGCGTCACCATGACGAAGTGAGGCCCCTGCACGCCGAAGTGGGGCCCCGGCATGGCGAGGTGAGCCCCCCGGCCTATCGGTCCATCGCGCTCAGCGCCCGGCCCGCGAGCGGGTGGTTGCGCACGAGCTCGCCGAGCGTCGTCGAGCCACGGGTGATCCTCGCGAACGCGTTCCACGCGGGCCTGAACCCGGTGATCGCCGCGTGCAGCGTGCCCGGACGGCGCTCGAAGACGGTGAGCATGCGCCGCCCGACGCTCATCTCGACGCCGAGTCCCGCCTTGATGGCGAAGGCGTAGTTCAAGGCCTGGCGGCGAGCGTCGACCGCGTCGTGCGCCTCACCGATGCGCACCGCCCACTCCCCCGCGAGCCGCCCCGAGCGCAGCGCGAAGGAAATGCCCTCGCGGGTCCACGGCTCAAGGAGCCCCGCCGCGTCGCCGCACACCACGACCCGGCCGCGCGACAGCGGCGAGTCGTCGCTCCGGCAGCGCGTCAGATGCCCGGAGGAGATGCTCGGCTCGAAGCCCGCGAGCCCGAGGCGGGCGATGAAGTCCTCCAAGTACCGCTTGGTGGCCGAGCCTTCGCCGCGTGCGGAGATGACACCGACGGTGAGGGTGTCGCCCTTGGGGAACACCCAGCCGTAACTGCCCGGCATCGGGCCCCAGTCGATGAGGACCCGGCCCGCCCAGTCCTCGGCGACGCTCTGCGGCACCGGGATCTCGGCCTCGAGGCCCAGGTCCACCTGGTCGAGCTTCACCCCGACATGTGCCCCTATGCGGCTCGCGCTGCCGTCGGCCCCGACGACCGCACGGGCGAGCACCGTCTCCCCGCCCTGCAGGACCACCGCGACCGTCCGGCGGTCGGGCACCGCCGAGCCGTGCTGCTCCACGCGCGCGACGGTGACGCCGGTGCGCAGCTCGGCTCCCGCCTTCTGCGCGTGCTCGACCAGTTGCTGGTCGAACTCGGGGCGGTTGATCAGCCCGAAGAGCATCTGCTTCGAGCGGCGGGTGCGGGTGAACTTGCCGTCCAGGGAGAACGTCACCGCGTGCACCCGGTCCCTGAAGGGCAGTTCGAACCCGGGCGGGAGCGCGTCACGGGAGGGGCCGATGATGCCGCCGCCACATGTCTTGTACCGGGGCAGTTCGGCCTTCTCCAGGATGAGGACGCTGCGTCCCGCGACGGCTGCCGCATAGGCCGCCGACGCCCCCGCGGGCCCTGCTCCCACCACGACGACGTCCCACACGTACTGCGCGTCGTCCGCTGAGTTCTCGCTGCTCACGTTGGTCTACCGCTCCCGATCCAGCTGTTGGCCGCGCTTTCCAAGGCATCCTACGGCGGGCACCTCGGGCACCCTCCTGTGGGAGGATCACACACCCACATACGTAACAACGTCGCACCTACGAGGAGCGTGCCCATGTCGCCGAATCCGATCGCCGAGACCGTCGCCGCGCTCATGCCGAAGGCGAAGGCGGAGCTCACCGAACTGGTGGCCTTCAAGTCGGTGGCGGACTTCGACCAGTTCCCCAGGAGCGAGAGCGAGGCCGCCGCGAACTGGGTGGCGGACGCGCTGCGCGCCGAGGGGTTCCAGGACGTGGCCCTGCTCGACACCCCGGACGGCACGCAGTCGGTGTACGGCGTGCTGCCGGGCCCCGAGGGTGCTCCCACCGTGCTGCTCTACGCGCACTACGACGTGCAGCCGCCGCTCGACGAGGCGGCGTGGACCACTCCGCCGTTCGAGCTGACGGAGCGCGATGGCCGCTGGTACGGGCGCGGCAGCGCCGACTGCAAGGGCGGCATCCTGATGCACCTGCTCGCGCTGCGCGCCCTGAAGGCGAACGGCGGCGTCCCGGTGACCGTCAAGGTGATCGCCGAGGGTTCCGAGGAGCAGGGCACGGGCGGCCTTGAGCGATACGCCGAGCAGCACCCCGACCTCCTGGCGGCCGACACGATCGTCATCGGTGACGCGGGCAACTTCCGGGTCGGCCTGCCGACGGTCACCACGACGCTCCGCGGCATGACCCTCGTACGCGTTCGCATCGACACTCTTCAGGGCAATCTGCACTCGGGGCAGTTCGGCGGCGCGGCTCCGGACGCGCTCGCGGCGCTGGTGCGGGTCCTCGACTCGCTGCGCGCGGAGGACGGCTCGACGACGGTCGACGGCCTCACGGGCGACGAGGTGTGGGACGGGCTTCAGTACGAAGAGGACGTCTTCCGCAAGGACGCCAAGGTCCTCGACGGCGTCCGCCTGGTCGGCAAGGGCACGGTCGCCGACCGCATCTGGTCCCGCCCCGCCGCCACCGTGATCGGCATCGACTGCCCGCCGGTGGTCGGCGCGACCCCGTCCGTACAGGCGGCCGCGCGGGCGCTGATCAGCCTGCGGGTACCGCCGGGCGTGGACGCGGCCGAGGCCACCAAGCTCCTCCAGGCGCACCTGGAGTCGCACACCCCCTGGGGCGCGCAGGTGACCACCGAGCAGATCGGGCAGGGCCAGCCGTTCCGCGCGGACACCACGAGCCCGGCGTACACGGCGATGGCGGAGGCGATGGGCGAGGCGTACCCGGGCGAGGAGATGCAGTACGCGGGCCAGGGCGGCTCGATCCCGCTGTGCAACACCCTCGGGGCGCTCTACCCCCGGGCGGAGATCCTGCTGATCGGCCTGAGCGAGCCCGAGGCGCAGATCCACGCGGTCGACGAGAGCGTGTCGCCCCAGGAGCTGGAGCGGCTCTCGGTGGCCGAGGCGCTGTTCCTCCGGAAGTACGCCGCGCGCTGACCCTCACCGGCTGCCGACCGGCACGCCTGCCTCCAGGTACAGGGGAATCCCGCGCTCTCTGGCGCGCAGGGCCCAGCGGAGCCGTTCGTAGCGCACGGACGGCAGCAGACGGGCCGCCTCCTCCTCGGTGACGAAGCGGCAGTCGCGCAGTTCGGGGCCGGGCAGCAGCATCTGCCGCGCCTGTGTGCCGTCGAGGCTGCCGCCGTCGAAGAGGAACCGCATCCCTCCGTATCCGGGCGGTCTGGGCGGCTCCCAGTCGGCGACCAGTAGCCGGGGGGCGTCGGTGAGTTGGATGCCGGTCTCCTCGGCCACCTCGCGCATGCCCGCGCGCGCGGGCGCCTCGCCCGGCTCGACGACACCGCCGGGGAACTCCCAGCCCGCCTTGTACGTCGGGTCGACGAGCAGCACCCGGCCCCGCTCGTCGAAGAGCAGCACGCCGGCCGCGAGTGTCTCCGCGGTGGGCTCGGGGGTCTGCACGATGTCGCAGACGGCCGCGGCCCCGCTGCGCACGGCTTCGGCGATGTGCTCGGCGGTCTCGACGGGGGTGAGCGCGCCGGTGTCGATGCGGTGGGCGTCAGCGCCGAGCCAGCCCGCGAGCGCGGCGCGATACGGCTCGATGTGGTCGAACGACCACTGCCGTACGCGCGTCTCGCCGTCCGGCAGGTCCGGGACGGGACGGCCCGATATTCGTTCGCGCAGGATCGTTTCCCCCGGGGCGAGGACGACGTGTCGTACGGCGATCCTGCGCGAGGCGAGCCCGCCGAAGATCTCGTCGCGATAGTCCTGCCGCAGCAGGGTCATCGGCACCACGAGGACGCCACCGACCTCGGCGAACAGAGCCGCCGCCGTGTCCACGACGAGCCGCCGCCACAGCGGCAGGTCCTGGAAGTCGCTCACCTCGGCGAGGCGCTTGGGCGGCAGCAGGTCGCGCAGTCCGCCGCCGATGACCTCGGGGTCGAAGAGTGTGCTGTTCGGGATCAGCTCGATCAGTTCCCGTGCGGCGCTGGTCTTGCCCGCACCGAACGCGCCGTTGATCCAGACGATCACGGTTCCCCCTCTTCTGTTGGCCCCCTGTGGCTTGCCCGCAACACCCTGCCACGGAAACCAGGACCTGATGAGGCGGCCACTCCTTGGATGGAAAGGCGCCACAACGTGTCAAGGGATTCGCTTCCACTTCATCCCATCGAGTGGCAGTCGCCCTGCATGAATCGTTCCCTCACTGCGGGGCGCGCCCTCCCCCGCTAGCGTGATCCGCCAGGCGCCCCAGCCCCTGGTGACCTCCTGAACCCGGCTCTTCCGATGTGTCCCGCTCACGCGAGGATCCGGCCGATGTCCGACACTGGGGGAAACGTGCAACTCGATGCACTGAACGAATTCGCCTTCGAGGACTCCGAGCAGCAACCGCGGGTGTACGGCCACGACGGCGCGGTCGTCTTCGAACTGCACGGCGAGGTCGACCTGTTGGCCTACCAGCGGATCGCCCCGCTCCTCGACCCCGTCACCGCCGGCACAGCGACCACGGTGGTCGTCGACCTGACCCCCATCACGTTCTTCGACTGCTCCGGCCTGAGCCTGCTGGTCCGCGCACACCGTCGCACGAAGACGCGAGGCGCCCGCCTCGCCGTGGTCTGCACCCATCCCCTGACGCTCCGCGTCCTGCGCCTCACGGGCCTGACCCCGGTGCTGGCGCCGGTCGCCACGCTGGAGGAAGCGCTCCGGCAGCGGTGAGCCCGCGCCAGGTGGGCGACGGGCTCTCCACTGCCGCCGGGGGGCGGCTCGGGGGGGGCGCTGCGGGGTCCGGGCAGCATGGACAGCCTGCCGCGCAGGAGCCGTTGACGGGAGTGGGCTCGCGCGGTGCATATATGCATTCCTTTCACACCCCGTGTGAAAGGCGCGTTCACCGTGGCTTCGCCGCGGGCCGGGCAGCGCGGGCGCGGTTGGGCCACCTGGTTCGGGTGTAGGCGTGAAAGTGGTCGCCGGCATGGCCCTGACCGAGGGTGCAGTGCAGGACGTCACCGGGCCTCTCGTCCCAGCACAGGCCAGGAATGTCACGCGCGTACTTCGGGGCTTTCATGCGGAGCGCTCCGTCTGCCGAGGGTTGTCGGTGGCAATACCGCGACCCTCTCAACCCGGCTGGTCGGCGCGGGAAACGCCGGCCCATGACACGGACCGGATCATGCGGACGGCCGCCCTCACCCCTTTCTCGATCCCAGCGTCGCCCTCCGAAGCAAACGAACACAACCGAACGCGAGGCTTGCGATCCCCGCTCCCAGGAGCCCCCACAGTCCAGGGTTCAGGCGTCCGGGTGCTCGAACCGCTACGGCTCCTCTTCCAACAGAGTCCAACACGGCCTACCGTAAGCGCGCACCTTTGACACGTACATGCAGCCCCCAACTTCTGCGAGTACGGAGGAATGTAACGATGCGTCACCTCTCACCCCGCATCTCATCCCGGACCACACGTCGAAGAGTCGTCGGATCGCTGGCCGCCGCACTGCTGTGTGCCGCAGGCCTCGCGGCCCCGGCCGCCGCACGCGACACAGGCAGCGCGAACGGCGCGAGCGGCGCGGGCGGCGCTAGTGACACGGGCGAACGGAGCGCGGCCGCACGGCCCTCCACCGCCGGGGCGAAGCTCCCCGACGGTCTCGCCCTCACCCCGCCCATGGGATTCAACAACTGGAACTCCACCCATTGCCGGGCCGATTTCGACGAGGCGATGGTCAAGGGAATCGCGGACATTTTCGTCGAGAAGGGCCTCAAGGAGGCCGGCTACCAGTACGTCAACCTCGACGACTGCTGGGCGCTGCCCGAACGGGACGCGAACGGCAAGCTGGTGCCCGACCCCAAGCGATTCCCCAACGGGATCAAGGCAGTTGCCGACTACGTGCACGACAAGGGACTCAAGCTCGGCATCTACACCAGCGCCGGAACCAAGACCTGCAGCGACATCGGGTTCCCCGGGGCACTCGGCCATGAGGTCAGCGACGCGCGGCAGTTCGCCGACTGGGGCGTCGACTACCTCAAGTACGACAACTGCAACAACCAAGGCGTCGACGCCAAGAAGCGGTACATCGCGATGCGTGACGCGTTGAAGGCCACCGGCCGTCCCATCGTCTACAGCATCTGCGAGTGGGGCGAGAACAAGCCCTGGGAGTGGGCCGCCGACGTGGGGCACCTGTGGCGCACCACCGGCGACATCAGCGACAACTGGTCCTCGATGCTCTCGATCATGAAGCAGAACCTGCCGCTCGCCGAGTCGGCGGGCCCTGGCCGCTGGAACGACCCCGACATGCTGGAGGTCGGCAACGGCGGCATGACGGACACCGAGTACCGCACGCACTTCTCGATGTGGTCGATCATGGCCGCGCCGCTGCTCATCGGCTCCGACCTGCGCAAGGCCACACCGGAGACGTTCGAGATCATCGGCAACAAGGAAGTCATCGCCGTCGACCAGGACCCGCTGGGCAAGCAGGGCAAGGTCCTGTCGTCGGAGGGCGGCCGCTGGGTCGTCGCCAAGGAGATGAAGGACGGCAGCCGGGCGGTGGCGCTGTTCAACGAGACAGGCACCGCCCAGTCGATCGCCACGTCGGCGAAGGCTGTCGGACTCCCGGACGCCGACGGATACACGCTGCGGGACCTGTGGAAGCACAAGAGCTACAACACGGCGGGCAAGATCTCCGCGACCGTCCCCGCGCACGGCACCGTCCTGCTGCGCGTCTCGGCCGACGGCGCGTGGGCGAAGAATCCGCCCGCCGTCGAACTCGGCCTGGGCGGCGCCCCGTTGGTGGAGGCGGGTGAGCCCGCGAAGCTGACGTCGAAGGTCACCAACCTCGGCCGTACGTCCGCGCGGAAGGTTTCCACCACCTTCGCGGGACCCTCCGACTGGCAGATCAGGGCGACGTCGCCCTCGACCGCGAACTCCCTGACCACGGGCAAGTCGCTGAGTACGTCGTGGTCGGTGACAGCACCGCAGGGCACGGCCCCGGGAGCGTACGACCTCACGCTCAGGTCCACCTACCGCTCCCCCGCGGGCAGCCGCGCCGAGAGCGTCCTGCCGCTGACGGCGCGTGTCGTCGTGGCGCCGCCCGCGGGCGACTCGGCGGTCAGTGATCTGCCGTGGATGTCGACGGTCAACGGCTGGGGGCCCGTCGAGAAGGACACCAGCAACGGCGAGAGCGGGGCGGGCGACGGCCATCCGATCACCATCGGCGGGGCCGTCCACGCCAAGGGGCTCGGGGTGCACGCCGACAGCGCCGTCGAGTACTACACCGGCGCGTCCTGCGAGAAGTTCACCGCGCAGGTGGGCGTCGACGACGAGAAGGACTCGAAGGGGACGGTCGCCTTCGAGATCTGGACGGACGGCAAGAAGGCCGCGTCCTCCGGAGTCGTCACCAACGCCGATGCCGCACAAGGGCTTTCGGCCGACGTGAGCGGTGCCCAGGTCGTACGCCTCGTCGTCACGGACGGCGGCGACGGCACGGACTCCGACCACGC
This region includes:
- a CDS encoding dipeptidase, whose translation is MSPNPIAETVAALMPKAKAELTELVAFKSVADFDQFPRSESEAAANWVADALRAEGFQDVALLDTPDGTQSVYGVLPGPEGAPTVLLYAHYDVQPPLDEAAWTTPPFELTERDGRWYGRGSADCKGGILMHLLALRALKANGGVPVTVKVIAEGSEEQGTGGLERYAEQHPDLLAADTIVIGDAGNFRVGLPTVTTTLRGMTLVRVRIDTLQGNLHSGQFGGAAPDALAALVRVLDSLRAEDGSTTVDGLTGDEVWDGLQYEEDVFRKDAKVLDGVRLVGKGTVADRIWSRPAATVIGIDCPPVVGATPSVQAAARALISLRVPPGVDAAEATKLLQAHLESHTPWGAQVTTEQIGQGQPFRADTTSPAYTAMAEAMGEAYPGEEMQYAGQGGSIPLCNTLGALYPRAEILLIGLSEPEAQIHAVDESVSPQELERLSVAEALFLRKYAAR
- a CDS encoding TetR/AcrR family transcriptional regulator; protein product: MSSATSGARARARVEVTAAIKDEARRQLAADGAAKLSLRAVARELGMVSSALYRYFPSRDELLTALIIDAYDSLGAAAEAAHAEVTSAEPVRRWTAVCEAVRSWALAHPHEYALIYGSPVPGYSAPASTVEAAARVGRLLIGIVRDAHQSRGVAVRPLPGGLRTEAERMAADLAPDLPPAVITALIAAWAQLFGLVGFEVFGQFNRVVEDRPGFFSYASAQLAHGVGLLDQKQS
- a CDS encoding anti-sigma factor antagonist (This anti-anti-sigma factor, or anti-sigma factor antagonist, belongs to a family that includes characterized members SpoIIAA, RsbV, RsfA, and RsfB.) gives rise to the protein MSDTGGNVQLDALNEFAFEDSEQQPRVYGHDGAVVFELHGEVDLLAYQRIAPLLDPVTAGTATTVVVDLTPITFFDCSGLSLLVRAHRRTKTRGARLAVVCTHPLTLRVLRLTGLTPVLAPVATLEEALRQR
- a CDS encoding nitroreductase family deazaflavin-dependent oxidoreductase, which encodes MSTSPSRGTGSPTPTTPYYLKGSPLAVRLNSVIGWLARHGISLAGSAELSVRGRKSGQMQRIPVNPFTYEGAQYLVSARGHSQWVRNMRVAGGGELRVGRKVRAFTVEEVPAAEKLPLLRGYLEKWGWEVNQYFKGVTAKSTDAEIVAAADDHPVFRVTMTK
- a CDS encoding BTAD domain-containing putative transcriptional regulator, encoding MAGDGMRFELLGPLRAVRGGEEVPLGPPKQRAVLAVLLLQDGRPISYEGLVDAVWGDEPPAHVRNLVQKYVSGLRRAFAGGAGAANAAGPVLAWTGSGYRLSGATADDLRERRRLIDEALAARGAGRLRYAGERVDRAEALWRGEFAEGLNAPYLAAERLRWREKRLTVVEARIAAEIELGRSFEYVHELIRLVAAHPLRERTVELLMNALYRTGRSSDALLAFEEARRRIADAMGADPGPALRSLHERMLRQDPELLASRTSPPVSAA
- a CDS encoding NUDIX domain-containing protein, with the protein product MIVWINGAFGAGKTSAARELIELIPNSTLFDPEVIGGGLRDLLPPKRLAEVSDFQDLPLWRRLVVDTAAALFAEVGGVLVVPMTLLRQDYRDEIFGGLASRRIAVRHVVLAPGETILRERISGRPVPDLPDGETRVRQWSFDHIEPYRAALAGWLGADAHRIDTGALTPVETAEHIAEAVRSGAAAVCDIVQTPEPTAETLAAGVLLFDERGRVLLVDPTYKAGWEFPGGVVEPGEAPARAGMREVAEETGIQLTDAPRLLVADWEPPRPPGYGGMRFLFDGGSLDGTQARQMLLPGPELRDCRFVTEEEAARLLPSVRYERLRWALRARERGIPLYLEAGVPVGSR
- a CDS encoding MMPL family transporter, coding for MLTRLGRIVVRRSRAVLIGVVLAFLGLGAYGAGAQADLDLARWDAPGTESVRAADILRQEYGTGNPNLALLVTAGDGDVDSPRTAAAARQLAAEVRDIPGVTDVSAYWDGGSRALRASDGERALILARLEGNATDTREQLATLSPQLARTTPEVTVSVGGQEEISRQVGEQARTDFLRAEMFALPAVVLLLILVYRRTVAALLTVGVGLLSVVGTLAGLRAIAQVTEVSTFAANLALVLGLGLGVDYGLFVINRYREERHAGHAQPEAVVRATAAAGRTVIFSGVTVAVSLCALLVFPFFFLSSFAYAGVLVVVTAVAGALLLLPAALARWGHRVERPRRAAASGFWQRVARAAMRRPIAAGAAVIGVLLLAASPLLGLRFGLPDERTLPAGTSSRTTSETIHKEFPAEPTDTVQVVLRQTPSAEDTGRYAAELSRIQGVFQVDAPTGSYEDGRRTGPSTITTGRDGTRIAVIPTQAAVYGDVPAFVDAVRATPAPATALVGGYPAETTDFRATLLDRLPYAVGLILVTTFAILFLMTGSLLLPAKATVLNLLSLSVMFGCLVWVFQEGNLSGPLGFTPTGSIEPSIPVLMFCVAYGLSMDYEVFMLARIKEEYERVGDTEKAVATGIGQSAPLITAAAGILALSFLTYATGGVVFLKELGVGTALTILVDATLIRVILLPVAMRLAGHANWWAPGPLRRLHRRLGLHEGAERDAERDTESGKAPDVLPREYA
- a CDS encoding NPCBM/NEW2 domain-containing protein, whose amino-acid sequence is MRHLSPRISSRTTRRRVVGSLAAALLCAAGLAAPAAARDTGSANGASGAGGASDTGERSAAARPSTAGAKLPDGLALTPPMGFNNWNSTHCRADFDEAMVKGIADIFVEKGLKEAGYQYVNLDDCWALPERDANGKLVPDPKRFPNGIKAVADYVHDKGLKLGIYTSAGTKTCSDIGFPGALGHEVSDARQFADWGVDYLKYDNCNNQGVDAKKRYIAMRDALKATGRPIVYSICEWGENKPWEWAADVGHLWRTTGDISDNWSSMLSIMKQNLPLAESAGPGRWNDPDMLEVGNGGMTDTEYRTHFSMWSIMAAPLLIGSDLRKATPETFEIIGNKEVIAVDQDPLGKQGKVLSSEGGRWVVAKEMKDGSRAVALFNETGTAQSIATSAKAVGLPDADGYTLRDLWKHKSYNTAGKISATVPAHGTVLLRVSADGAWAKNPPAVELGLGGAPLVEAGEPAKLTSKVTNLGRTSARKVSTTFAGPSDWQIRATSPSTANSLTTGKSLSTSWSVTAPQGTAPGAYDLTLRSTYRSPAGSRAESVLPLTARVVVAPPAGDSAVSDLPWMSTVNGWGPVEKDTSNGESGAGDGHPITIGGAVHAKGLGVHADSAVEYYTGASCEKFTAQVGVDDEKDSKGTVAFEIWTDGKKAASSGVVTNADAAQGLSADVSGAQVVRLVVTDGGDGTDSDHADWADPVLSC
- a CDS encoding geranylgeranyl reductase family protein gives rise to the protein MSSENSADDAQYVWDVVVVGAGPAGASAAYAAAVAGRSVLILEKAELPRYKTCGGGIIGPSRDALPPGFELPFRDRVHAVTFSLDGKFTRTRRSKQMLFGLINRPEFDQQLVEHAQKAGAELRTGVTVARVEQHGSAVPDRRTVAVVLQGGETVLARAVVGADGSASRIGAHVGVKLDQVDLGLEAEIPVPQSVAEDWAGRVLIDWGPMPGSYGWVFPKGDTLTVGVISARGEGSATKRYLEDFIARLGLAGFEPSISSGHLTRCRSDDSPLSRGRVVVCGDAAGLLEPWTREGISFALRSGRLAGEWAVRIGEAHDAVDARRQALNYAFAIKAGLGVEMSVGRRMLTVFERRPGTLHAAITGFRPAWNAFARITRGSTTLGELVRNHPLAGRALSAMDR